A genomic region of Photobacterium swingsii contains the following coding sequences:
- a CDS encoding cation-translocating P-type ATPase, producing the protein MRKKWFTKTADNTLSALETTRSGLSSKTVKERQQKYGPNELQEQEGKSALAMFLDQFKNPLIFILGVGALVSFFTGHNVDGIAITVIIFINALIAFWQEMKAKKGMDALKEMAAPNAQVVRDGDVLSIPARELVPGDILKINTGDILAADVRIIEANRLSIDEAALTGESEPVDKRIAELDGDNIGLGDQVNMGFMTTIVTSGNGYGVVVGTGMQTEVGHIADMMTNTEETKTPMQVRMDTIAHTLMIAALSVVAVVCAIGLYHGMPWLEILNTGISLSVAAIPEGLPTVVSIVLTMGSTKMVKSNALAKQLSAIETLGSTTVICSDKTGTLTQNQMQVMQAYDAAGRYWKVTGKGFDLKGEFEPQKHQVAVADSPEMMRGLTVATLCNDAQYLQEKGKYAVRGNPTEGALIVAAAKAGLQQGNMLASGEFTIVEKFPFDSGRKMASVIVRDKAGQHFLAVKGAPDVILRNASGFMIDGTVVAHSEQEMQGNLALATSPAEQHIANYQQAIKEFADQALRTLAVGFRPLTDEDLERDHHELEHDITILGLYGIMDPPRPEVRDAVNSCFDAGVRTVMITGDHALTAAAVARDIGIIRSENDKVITGAQLDEMDDEALRRICPEVAVFARVSPEHKLRIVKAQQDNNEVPAMTGDGVNDAPALRRADIGVAMGIAGTSVAKDSGDLILLDDNFSTIVKAVRQGRQIFDNLRKFIRQALTANVGEVAVILIAFLMMGPETILPLTPLMILWINLVSDGLPALALGVEPEEKDVMSRKPRKRNEGFFGDNLGAKIVIRGLALGGMSYVAFSWALNAGHSAQYAQTVAFAMLIFAQLWHLFDSRSFTTLYRKNPFTNKYLLGAVALSATLSLSVMYTGLGQMIFNTEALSFGHLMTVIIAASVPTFLLSGIKEITKVKFV; encoded by the coding sequence ATGCGAAAAAAGTGGTTTACAAAGACAGCGGATAATACGCTTTCAGCGTTAGAAACAACACGCTCTGGATTATCATCAAAAACAGTAAAAGAACGTCAACAAAAATACGGCCCAAATGAATTGCAAGAGCAAGAAGGTAAATCTGCTCTAGCGATGTTTTTAGATCAATTTAAAAATCCACTTATTTTTATTCTAGGAGTAGGGGCGTTAGTCTCATTCTTTACTGGTCATAATGTAGATGGCATTGCTATCACAGTGATCATTTTCATTAATGCCTTGATTGCTTTCTGGCAAGAAATGAAAGCGAAAAAAGGCATGGACGCCTTAAAAGAAATGGCTGCCCCGAATGCACAAGTGGTGCGGGATGGTGACGTGCTGTCGATACCAGCACGTGAACTGGTACCCGGCGATATCCTTAAAATCAATACTGGCGACATCTTAGCTGCAGATGTGCGGATCATTGAAGCCAATCGACTTTCTATTGATGAAGCTGCTCTAACGGGGGAATCTGAGCCTGTTGATAAGCGTATTGCTGAGCTTGATGGTGACAACATTGGCTTGGGTGATCAGGTCAATATGGGGTTCATGACCACGATTGTCACGTCAGGTAATGGTTATGGCGTTGTTGTTGGTACGGGAATGCAAACTGAAGTTGGCCACATTGCCGACATGATGACCAACACTGAAGAAACTAAGACGCCGATGCAAGTTCGCATGGATACCATCGCGCATACATTGATGATTGCAGCCCTATCAGTGGTTGCTGTTGTGTGTGCCATTGGTCTCTACCACGGTATGCCATGGTTGGAAATTTTAAATACGGGTATCTCGTTATCTGTTGCTGCTATTCCTGAAGGTCTACCAACAGTTGTATCTATTGTATTGACCATGGGTTCCACCAAGATGGTGAAGAGTAACGCCTTGGCAAAACAACTTTCTGCGATTGAGACGCTGGGCTCCACTACGGTTATTTGTTCGGATAAGACAGGTACGCTGACTCAAAACCAAATGCAGGTGATGCAAGCATACGATGCCGCTGGTCGTTACTGGAAAGTGACGGGTAAAGGTTTCGATCTTAAAGGGGAGTTTGAACCACAGAAACATCAAGTTGCCGTGGCAGATAGCCCTGAAATGATGCGTGGCCTTACTGTTGCGACTTTATGTAACGATGCACAGTATCTGCAAGAAAAAGGTAAATACGCCGTCCGTGGTAACCCAACAGAGGGCGCATTGATTGTTGCTGCGGCTAAAGCCGGCTTACAGCAGGGCAATATGCTGGCATCGGGTGAGTTTACGATTGTTGAAAAATTCCCGTTTGATTCTGGACGTAAGATGGCTTCTGTCATTGTACGAGATAAAGCAGGCCAACACTTCCTTGCTGTCAAAGGTGCGCCCGATGTGATCCTGCGTAATGCATCAGGCTTTATGATTGATGGCACGGTTGTGGCGCACTCTGAGCAAGAAATGCAAGGTAATCTTGCATTGGCAACCAGCCCTGCAGAACAGCATATTGCAAATTATCAACAAGCAATCAAAGAGTTTGCTGATCAAGCGCTGCGTACTCTGGCCGTTGGGTTCCGTCCATTAACCGACGAAGATCTAGAGCGTGACCATCACGAGCTTGAGCACGACATTACCATCCTTGGCCTTTACGGCATCATGGATCCACCGCGTCCTGAAGTACGTGATGCAGTGAACAGTTGTTTTGATGCCGGCGTTCGTACTGTCATGATCACCGGTGACCACGCCCTTACTGCGGCAGCGGTTGCCCGCGATATCGGTATTATTCGCTCTGAAAACGATAAAGTGATCACGGGCGCTCAGCTTGATGAGATGGACGATGAAGCACTGCGTCGCATTTGTCCTGAAGTCGCTGTATTTGCGCGAGTTAGCCCAGAGCATAAGCTACGTATTGTTAAAGCGCAGCAGGACAATAACGAAGTCCCTGCCATGACAGGTGATGGTGTGAACGATGCCCCAGCACTGCGTCGCGCTGACATCGGAGTAGCGATGGGGATTGCAGGCACCTCGGTGGCGAAGGACTCTGGTGATTTGATATTGCTGGATGATAACTTCAGCACCATAGTCAAAGCCGTGCGCCAAGGTCGTCAGATCTTCGATAACTTACGCAAGTTTATTCGTCAGGCATTGACAGCCAATGTGGGTGAAGTGGCGGTGATCTTGATTGCCTTTCTGATGATGGGGCCAGAGACTATCTTGCCGCTGACACCACTGATGATTTTGTGGATCAACTTGGTCTCTGATGGTTTACCAGCCTTGGCATTGGGGGTTGAGCCAGAAGAAAAAGACGTGATGTCACGTAAACCGCGCAAGCGTAACGAAGGCTTCTTTGGTGACAACTTGGGCGCCAAGATAGTGATCCGTGGTTTAGCACTGGGTGGCATGAGTTACGTAGCATTTAGCTGGGCGTTGAATGCGGGTCATAGCGCGCAGTATGCACAGACGGTTGCTTTCGCCATGCTGATCTTTGCACAACTGTGGCACTTATTTGATTCGCGTAGCTTTACAACGCTATACCGCAAAAATCCATTCACCAATAAGTACCTACTAGGCGCAGTAGCCTTGTCTGCAACCCTATCACTGAGCGTGATGTACACAGGCTTAGGTCAAATGATCTTTAATACCGAAGCACTGTCGTTTGGTCACCTAATGACTGTGATTATTGCGGCATCTGTACCGACATTCTTACTGTCGGGTATCAAAGAAATAACGAAAGTGAAATTCGTCTAA
- the metJ gene encoding met regulon transcriptional regulator MetJ, which translates to MAEWNGEYISPYAEHGKKNEQVKKITVSIPLKVLKILTDERTRRQVNNLRHATNSELLCEAFLHAYTGQPLPTDDDIRKDRPDDLPAEAKALMDAMGITYEDINE; encoded by the coding sequence ATGGCAGAGTGGAATGGCGAGTACATCAGTCCATACGCGGAACACGGTAAGAAAAACGAACAAGTAAAAAAAATTACGGTGTCAATTCCATTAAAAGTCTTAAAAATTCTGACTGATGAACGTACACGTCGTCAGGTAAATAACCTGCGCCATGCGACCAATAGTGAATTACTGTGCGAAGCATTTTTGCATGCTTATACCGGCCAACCGTTACCAACGGATGACGATATTCGTAAAGACCGTCCTGATGACTTACCGGCAGAAGCGAAAGCTTTGATGGATGCGATGGGAATTACTTACGAAGACATCAACGAGTAA
- a CDS encoding O-succinylhomoserine (thiol)-lyase codes for MSDKKLATIAVRTGIESDSQHHAVVPPIYLTSTYSFPQLGEVPQFDYSRSGNPSRNMLADALTELEGGAGGVVTSCGTAAINLLVSAILGPDDLIIAPHDCYGGTYRLFNTRANKGDFKVEFVDQSDPLAFAAALARQPKIIWVETPSNPLLRVIDVEALCQQAKAAGALVAVDNTFLSPVLQQPIALGADFVVHSTTKYINGHSDVVGGILISADAEQAENIAWWANCIGATGAPFDAYLTLRGLRTLVPRMKMHEENGAQVLAFLQNHPQVAAIYHPSLPDHPGHDIAKRQQKGFGSMISFELAGSFQQLEVFVKALKCFSLAESLGGTESLIAHPSSMTHRAMSDEAQAEAGINTALLRLSVGLEDPTDLVADLAQAFQQAVEVG; via the coding sequence ATGAGTGACAAGAAACTTGCCACTATTGCAGTTCGTACCGGCATTGAATCCGATTCTCAGCACCACGCTGTTGTCCCACCTATCTATCTCACATCTACGTACAGTTTTCCACAGCTGGGTGAGGTACCGCAATTCGATTACTCCCGCTCTGGTAACCCAAGTCGCAATATGTTGGCCGATGCACTGACAGAATTAGAAGGTGGTGCGGGTGGTGTTGTGACAAGTTGTGGAACGGCAGCGATTAACCTTCTTGTTTCTGCGATATTAGGCCCAGACGATCTGATTATAGCGCCGCATGACTGCTATGGCGGCACTTACCGACTATTTAATACCCGTGCCAACAAAGGTGACTTCAAGGTTGAGTTTGTTGATCAATCTGATCCTCTGGCGTTTGCCGCTGCGCTGGCTCGACAACCGAAAATTATTTGGGTGGAAACCCCCTCCAACCCCTTACTTCGCGTGATTGACGTAGAAGCTTTGTGTCAGCAAGCCAAAGCCGCAGGGGCGCTGGTGGCCGTAGATAACACCTTCCTTTCACCAGTCTTGCAGCAACCTATCGCATTAGGAGCAGATTTTGTGGTGCACTCGACGACCAAGTACATCAATGGCCATTCTGATGTCGTCGGCGGTATTCTGATTTCTGCTGATGCCGAGCAGGCTGAGAACATTGCATGGTGGGCTAACTGTATTGGTGCAACAGGCGCACCTTTTGATGCATACCTGACCCTAAGGGGCTTACGTACGTTAGTGCCACGGATGAAGATGCACGAAGAAAATGGGGCGCAGGTGCTGGCTTTCTTACAAAACCACCCCCAAGTTGCGGCTATTTATCACCCAAGTTTGCCGGATCATCCAGGCCACGACATCGCGAAGCGTCAACAGAAAGGGTTTGGTTCTATGATTAGTTTTGAGTTGGCGGGGAGTTTCCAACAACTTGAGGTGTTCGTGAAAGCGCTGAAATGTTTCTCGCTTGCGGAATCTTTGGGGGGAACTGAAAGCTTGATAGCCCATCCATCGAGCATGACACACCGTGCGATGTCAGATGAAGCGCAAGCCGAAGCGGGTATCAATACGGCATTATTGCGTCTATCGGTAGGGCTGGAAGATCCTACCGATCTTGTAGCCGATCTTGCACAAGCCTTTCAGCAAGCTGTCGAGGTAGGATAA
- a CDS encoding bifunctional aspartate kinase/homoserine dehydrogenase II, producing MSQVQARQLHKFGGSSLADAECYRRVATILQEYSAAEDLIVVSAAGKTTNRLIEWLALLAKDGRHAHEVLQELRQYQQDLITDLLPELAADELQTQLHLELSALSALSELDLDEATRAKVLGHGELWSARLLAAVLNASALPACSLDSRQFLRAELAAQPEVDCAASRPLLQQQLVQHSQHRIVITGFMAQNHTGQTVLLGRNGSDYSATVIGALADVARVTIWSDVAGVYSADPRQVKDACLLPLLRLDEASELARLAAPVLHSRTLQPVAQSTIDLTLRCSHQPESGSTRVERVLASGRGAKIVTSLDDVCLIELDVPRANDFEPVRKELDRTLLRAQLPPLAQSVDPEQGRILLAYTGEVVNGVLGLLQDSGIAAELRLRDGFTMIAVVGAGVVNNPVHCHGFYQQLKGQPVEFLAEAESGLSLVAILRHVNPETLIGRVHQSLFQAQKRIGLVLCGKGNIGSRWLELFETEREQLSKRHGKTFTLIGVADSRRHWIDYEGIAPSRALTCFNDEAVEYAEGELLSTLAAHPYDDVVVLDVTASAELAVKYPQVAESGLHLISANKVAGSASSADYHAVQDAFAKTSRHWLYNATVGAGLPVNHTVRDLRESGDDIIAVSGIFSGTLSWLFQQYDGSVPFSALIEQAWQQGLTEPDPRHDLDGSDVMRKLVILARESGLSIEPEQVKVETLVPESLVDVSLDTFFEQAGELDTRLEERLVKANVEEKVLRYVARLDKKGKAAVGVEALPKEHALANLLPCDNIFAIESRWYRDNPLVIRGPGAGRDVTAGALLSDINRLAALL from the coding sequence ATGAGCCAAGTACAAGCACGTCAATTACATAAGTTTGGCGGCAGTAGTCTAGCAGATGCTGAGTGCTATCGCCGCGTTGCAACGATTTTGCAAGAGTACTCGGCAGCCGAAGATCTGATTGTGGTCTCTGCGGCGGGTAAAACAACCAACCGTCTCATAGAATGGTTAGCCTTGCTGGCAAAAGACGGTCGTCATGCGCATGAAGTGTTGCAGGAGCTACGTCAGTATCAGCAAGATTTAATCACGGATTTATTGCCTGAACTCGCCGCTGACGAATTGCAAACTCAGCTTCACCTTGAGTTGAGTGCCTTATCGGCATTGAGTGAATTAGACCTTGATGAGGCGACTCGTGCCAAGGTGTTAGGGCACGGTGAACTGTGGTCTGCACGGCTACTTGCCGCTGTGCTTAATGCGAGTGCTTTACCGGCTTGTTCACTCGATTCTCGCCAGTTTTTACGGGCTGAACTTGCCGCACAACCTGAAGTCGATTGCGCGGCTTCACGGCCATTACTGCAACAACAACTGGTGCAGCATAGCCAGCATCGGATTGTGATCACAGGCTTTATGGCGCAAAACCACACGGGGCAAACCGTGCTATTGGGGCGTAATGGTTCTGATTATTCGGCAACCGTGATTGGCGCCTTGGCCGATGTTGCGCGAGTGACGATTTGGAGTGATGTCGCAGGGGTCTATAGTGCCGATCCGCGCCAAGTTAAAGATGCTTGCTTACTACCCTTATTACGGCTTGATGAAGCCAGTGAGTTAGCACGTCTTGCGGCACCTGTACTCCATAGCCGTACCCTCCAGCCCGTTGCGCAGAGCACGATAGATTTAACTTTGCGTTGCAGTCATCAACCCGAATCGGGATCGACGCGGGTGGAACGCGTATTAGCTTCTGGTCGTGGCGCAAAGATTGTGACCTCACTAGATGATGTTTGTTTGATTGAGCTTGATGTACCACGTGCGAATGACTTTGAACCAGTGCGTAAAGAGTTAGATCGCACTTTACTCCGAGCTCAGCTGCCACCGCTGGCCCAAAGCGTGGATCCAGAACAAGGTCGTATTTTGCTGGCTTATACGGGTGAGGTGGTCAATGGTGTTTTAGGGTTACTGCAAGATAGCGGTATTGCTGCTGAATTACGGTTACGTGATGGTTTCACTATGATCGCAGTGGTGGGAGCGGGTGTGGTCAATAACCCTGTGCATTGTCACGGTTTCTATCAGCAACTTAAAGGTCAACCGGTTGAGTTTCTGGCTGAAGCTGAATCAGGTTTGAGTCTTGTGGCTATTTTACGCCATGTGAACCCTGAAACCTTGATCGGCCGCGTCCACCAAAGTTTATTCCAAGCCCAAAAGCGGATTGGCTTGGTGCTGTGTGGCAAAGGTAACATAGGCAGTCGCTGGCTTGAGTTATTTGAAACTGAGCGTGAGCAACTGAGTAAGCGTCATGGTAAGACATTTACCTTGATCGGTGTGGCCGACAGTCGTCGTCATTGGATTGATTATGAAGGTATCGCTCCTTCACGGGCATTAACCTGTTTTAACGATGAAGCGGTTGAATATGCAGAGGGTGAATTACTGTCGACTTTAGCGGCACACCCATACGATGACGTGGTGGTGTTAGATGTGACAGCCAGTGCTGAGCTAGCGGTGAAATACCCGCAGGTTGCTGAGAGTGGTTTACACCTGATATCCGCAAACAAAGTGGCAGGCTCGGCATCAAGTGCTGATTATCATGCGGTGCAGGATGCGTTTGCCAAAACCAGTCGGCACTGGTTGTATAACGCCACGGTTGGCGCGGGCTTACCTGTAAATCACACTGTGCGTGATTTACGAGAGAGTGGCGATGATATTATTGCGGTGTCTGGCATTTTCTCTGGCACCTTGTCATGGTTATTTCAGCAGTACGATGGTTCAGTGCCGTTTTCAGCCTTGATTGAGCAAGCGTGGCAGCAAGGGTTAACTGAACCCGATCCTCGCCATGATTTAGACGGCAGTGATGTGATGCGTAAGCTGGTTATTCTGGCGCGTGAGTCAGGGCTTAGCATTGAGCCCGAGCAGGTTAAAGTGGAAACACTGGTGCCTGAATCCTTGGTTGATGTCAGTCTCGATACCTTCTTCGAACAAGCGGGAGAGCTCGATACGCGCTTGGAAGAGCGATTGGTGAAGGCGAATGTGGAAGAAAAAGTGCTGCGCTATGTTGCTCGGCTTGATAAGAAAGGCAAAGCAGCCGTGGGAGTGGAAGCCTTACCGAAAGAACATGCATTGGCGAACTTGCTGCCGTGTGACAATATTTTTGCAATTGAAAGTCGGTGGTATCGCGATAATCCGCTGGTGATCCGTGGTCCGGGGGCGGGTCGTGATGTCACGGCTGGGGCGTTGCTGTCTGATATTAATCGCTTAGCGGCTTTGCTTTAG
- the metF gene encoding methylenetetrahydrofolate reductase, giving the protein MGYSHASHLDALNQNIVDLKGDLNVSFEFFPPSSEQMEKTLWASIHRLKTLKPKFVSVTYGANSGERDRTHSIIKDIKDQTGLIAAPHLTCIDASRDELRTIARDYWNSGIRDIVALRGDLPPQGGRPDMYASDLVELLRKEADFDISVAAYPEVHPEAKSAQADLINLKRKVDAGASRAITQFFFDVESYLRFRDRCVAAGIDVEIVPGILPVSNMTQAKRFALANNVKIPGWLEKQYEGLDDDLLSRQMVGASNAIDMVRVLSREGVKDFHFYTLNRAELTYAICHTLGVRAEVEIAAP; this is encoded by the coding sequence ATGGGGTATTCTCACGCAAGCCATTTAGATGCGCTTAACCAAAATATTGTGGACCTTAAAGGTGACCTCAATGTGTCATTTGAGTTTTTTCCGCCTAGCAGCGAGCAAATGGAAAAGACCCTTTGGGCGTCTATTCACCGCCTAAAAACGTTAAAGCCGAAATTTGTCTCTGTAACGTACGGTGCAAACTCCGGTGAGCGTGACCGGACCCACTCCATCATCAAAGATATCAAAGACCAGACCGGCCTTATTGCTGCGCCGCATTTAACCTGTATCGATGCCAGTCGTGATGAACTCCGTACCATCGCCCGCGATTACTGGAACAGCGGTATTCGCGATATTGTGGCACTGCGTGGTGATTTACCACCTCAAGGTGGCAGACCGGATATGTATGCGTCGGATTTGGTGGAATTATTGCGTAAAGAAGCGGACTTTGATATTTCAGTGGCGGCATACCCTGAAGTCCACCCAGAGGCTAAAAGCGCGCAAGCGGATTTGATTAATCTAAAACGAAAAGTGGATGCAGGGGCGAGTCGTGCGATTACCCAGTTTTTCTTCGATGTTGAAAGTTATCTGCGGTTTCGTGACCGCTGTGTAGCAGCAGGCATTGATGTTGAAATTGTACCGGGTATTCTACCTGTATCGAACATGACTCAAGCAAAGCGCTTTGCGCTTGCGAATAACGTTAAAATTCCAGGTTGGTTAGAAAAACAATATGAAGGCTTGGATGATGACTTGCTAAGTCGTCAGATGGTTGGCGCCAGTAATGCGATTGATATGGTCCGTGTACTGAGCCGCGAAGGGGTGAAAGATTTCCACTTTTATACCCTGAATCGTGCAGAACTCACCTACGCCATATGTCATACCTTAGGTGTGCGAGCTGAAGTGGAGATAGCAGCTCCCTAG
- a CDS encoding PadR family transcriptional regulator: MSLPHVILTVLSTRDATGYDITKEFSHSIGYFWKASHQQVYRELNKMATNDQVTCRLEPQDGKPDRKVYSITDLGRQALFNWFQEPARNPTIRDEFSAKLLVCGVHNSLPMQQQLEALIDESHSLMNHYHELEKVHFSDYKAMSRQERLDRLTLRRGMHNRQAWIVWAEEVLAELKDMDSEGSDIAL; the protein is encoded by the coding sequence ATGTCATTACCACACGTTATTTTAACCGTGCTGAGCACTCGCGACGCAACCGGTTACGACATTACCAAAGAATTTTCACACAGCATCGGTTATTTTTGGAAAGCGAGCCACCAGCAGGTGTACCGCGAACTCAATAAAATGGCCACTAACGATCAAGTAACTTGCCGCCTTGAACCACAAGATGGTAAACCCGATCGCAAAGTGTACTCCATTACCGATTTAGGCCGTCAGGCACTCTTTAACTGGTTCCAAGAACCAGCACGCAACCCAACCATTCGTGATGAGTTTTCGGCGAAGCTACTAGTATGTGGAGTGCACAACTCACTCCCTATGCAGCAACAGCTAGAAGCATTGATCGATGAATCACATAGCTTAATGAACCACTACCACGAGCTAGAGAAAGTACACTTTAGCGATTACAAAGCAATGAGCCGTCAAGAGCGTCTTGATCGCCTTACGCTTCGTCGTGGTATGCACAACCGTCAAGCTTGGATTGTTTGGGCTGAAGAAGTGCTAGCTGAACTAAAAGACATGGATAGCGAAGGCAGCGATATCGCGCTATAA
- the ppc gene encoding phosphoenolpyruvate carboxylase yields the protein MNEKYSALKSNVSMLGHLLGNTIKDAHGEPLLEKVETIRKLSKSARAGNEDDRAKLIDELQNLPDDQLLPVARAFSQFLNLTNIAEQYHTVSRHCDEHICSPDSIDSLFGKLKDNDISQFDSIQAVRELNIELVLTAHPTEIARRTMIHKLVQINKCLSNLELSELSAAERQRVEQRLEQLIAQAWHSDVIRQQRPTPLDEAKWGFAVVENSLWQAVPEFLRQFDDKLTNHLGEGLPLDAAPVKFSSWMGGDRDGNPFVTSAVTREVLLLSRWKAADLYLGDIQELVSELSMVKCNDQVRELAGEEHEPYRAIVKQLRSKLTHTRDVLDARIKGTEVPAGAIINDADELWQPLHACYQSLHECGMGIIADGLLLDVLRRVKCFGVHLVRLDIRQESTRHSDVISELTRYLGLGDYDQWSEQDKVAFLVRELASKRPLLPRDWQPSPEVQEVIDTCQAVAEQPREALGAYVISMARTASDVLAVHLLLQEAGCPFRMDVCPLFETLEDLNNGAGVIKQLLDIDWYRGFIQNHQMVMIGYSDSAKDAGVMSAGWAQYHAMEALVDVCENANVDITLFHGRGGTIGRGGAPAHAALLSQPPRSLKGGLRVTEQGEMIRFKLGLPDVAVNSLSLYTSAILEANLLPPPAPKQEWRDLMEVLSEVSCEAYRAVVRGNEEFVPYFRAATPELELGKLPLGSRPAKRNPNGGVESLRAIPWIFAWSQNRLLLPAWLGAGEAIQYSIDKGHEALLEEMCREWPFFSTRLGMLEMVFTKTNTKIAEYYDQRLTDKSLWPLGQKLRDQLQSDIKAVLNVDNNDHLMEQDPWGAEAIRLRNIYVEPLNMLQAELLYRTREQGEISPMLEEALMVTIAGIATGMRNTG from the coding sequence ATGAATGAAAAGTACAGCGCGCTAAAAAGTAACGTCAGTATGCTTGGCCATTTGCTAGGTAATACCATTAAAGACGCTCACGGTGAGCCACTATTAGAAAAAGTGGAAACCATACGGAAACTGTCTAAATCCGCTCGCGCCGGAAATGAAGACGATCGTGCCAAACTGATTGATGAGTTACAGAACTTACCGGATGACCAGTTACTTCCTGTCGCCCGTGCTTTCAGCCAATTCCTAAATTTGACCAATATTGCAGAGCAATACCACACAGTGTCACGACACTGTGATGAGCATATCTGTAGCCCAGATTCCATTGACTCACTATTTGGTAAATTAAAAGACAACGACATCAGCCAGTTTGATTCCATTCAAGCCGTTCGCGAACTGAATATTGAACTCGTGCTCACCGCGCACCCGACAGAGATTGCGCGCCGTACCATGATCCATAAACTGGTACAGATTAATAAATGTCTTTCTAACCTAGAACTCAGCGAACTTTCCGCGGCTGAACGCCAACGTGTCGAACAGCGCCTTGAGCAACTGATCGCACAAGCATGGCATTCCGATGTGATCCGCCAGCAACGCCCAACCCCGCTCGATGAGGCGAAATGGGGCTTTGCTGTGGTTGAAAACTCATTGTGGCAAGCTGTGCCTGAGTTCTTACGCCAATTTGATGACAAACTAACCAATCACCTTGGTGAAGGCTTACCGCTTGATGCTGCGCCCGTGAAATTCTCCTCTTGGATGGGCGGTGACCGCGACGGCAACCCGTTTGTTACCTCAGCTGTCACCCGTGAAGTACTGCTACTATCACGCTGGAAAGCCGCCGATCTTTACTTGGGCGATATCCAAGAGTTAGTTAGCGAACTATCGATGGTGAAGTGCAACGACCAGGTTCGCGAGCTTGCCGGTGAGGAACATGAACCTTACCGCGCTATCGTTAAACAATTACGCAGCAAGCTAACGCACACACGCGATGTACTCGATGCGCGCATTAAAGGCACTGAAGTACCTGCAGGCGCTATCATTAACGACGCTGACGAACTATGGCAGCCATTACACGCATGTTACCAATCACTGCATGAGTGTGGCATGGGCATTATCGCTGATGGCCTTCTACTTGACGTACTGCGTCGCGTGAAGTGTTTTGGCGTTCACCTTGTTCGCTTAGATATTCGTCAAGAAAGCACTCGCCACTCAGACGTCATTTCTGAATTAACCCGTTACTTAGGCTTAGGTGACTACGATCAGTGGAGCGAGCAAGATAAAGTTGCTTTCCTTGTCCGTGAACTGGCTTCGAAACGTCCACTACTGCCTCGCGACTGGCAACCGTCACCCGAAGTACAAGAAGTCATTGATACCTGCCAAGCAGTGGCAGAGCAGCCACGTGAAGCACTTGGCGCCTATGTGATTTCGATGGCACGTACGGCTTCAGATGTACTGGCGGTACATTTATTACTGCAAGAAGCAGGCTGCCCATTCCGTATGGATGTGTGCCCACTGTTTGAAACCCTTGAAGATTTAAACAATGGCGCAGGTGTCATTAAGCAACTGCTTGATATTGACTGGTACCGTGGCTTTATTCAAAACCACCAAATGGTCATGATTGGCTACTCAGATTCCGCCAAAGACGCCGGTGTGATGTCGGCGGGTTGGGCTCAATACCACGCAATGGAAGCCTTGGTCGACGTTTGTGAAAATGCCAACGTTGATATCACCCTGTTCCACGGTCGTGGCGGTACAATCGGTCGAGGTGGTGCTCCAGCCCACGCAGCACTCTTATCACAGCCACCACGCAGCCTCAAAGGCGGCCTGCGTGTGACGGAACAAGGTGAGATGATCCGCTTTAAGCTAGGCCTTCCAGATGTAGCAGTGAACAGCCTGAGTTTGTACACCAGCGCAATTTTGGAAGCGAACCTACTGCCACCACCTGCGCCGAAACAAGAATGGCGCGATCTGATGGAAGTGCTTTCAGAGGTCTCGTGTGAAGCCTACCGTGCTGTGGTACGTGGTAATGAAGAATTTGTACCTTACTTCCGTGCCGCAACACCTGAACTCGAACTCGGTAAGCTGCCATTAGGCTCTCGCCCAGCAAAACGTAACCCTAACGGTGGCGTAGAAAGCTTACGTGCGATTCCATGGATCTTTGCATGGAGCCAAAACCGCCTGCTACTACCTGCATGGCTAGGTGCTGGTGAAGCAATCCAATATTCAATCGATAAAGGCCATGAAGCGTTACTGGAAGAAATGTGCCGCGAGTGGCCATTCTTTTCAACCCGACTCGGCATGCTGGAGATGGTATTTACCAAAACCAACACCAAAATTGCTGAATACTATGATCAACGCCTAACGGATAAATCATTGTGGCCACTGGGTCAGAAACTGCGTGACCAATTACAATCTGATATTAAAGCCGTATTGAATGTCGACAATAACGATCACCTGATGGAACAAGATCCTTGGGGTGCTGAAGCGATTCGCTTGCGTAATATCTATGTTGAGCCTCTCAACATGCTGCAAGCTGAGCTGCTTTACCGTACGCGTGAGCAAGGTGAAATTTCGCCTATGCTTGAAGAAGCCTTGATGGTGACGATTGCCGGTATCGCTACAGGGATGCGAAACACAGGTTAA